The DNA region ATCTGTCCAAGCGCACGATGTCGAATATCGGTCAGAACATCACCATCGCTCTCGGCCTGAAGGCTGTGTTTCTCGTGACGACGGTCATCGGCCTGACGGGGCTCTGGCCGGCTATCCTCGCCGATACCGGGGCGACGGTCCTCGTTACCGCCAACGCCATGCGCCTGCTGGCTTGGCGCCCGAAAGGCGCCTGACAACGGCAGCGAGGAACGTCCGCGGTATGGCCCGATACCGGCTGCCCGGCTGGCACGATCCCGGCCGGGAGTGCAACCTTGAATCAGCGGAGGGCACAGGAGGCGCCCGCCCCCGGCCATGTGCCGGGACCCTGATTGAGGAGGAACACCATGCGCAACGTCACCATCGAGAACGTCACGGACGTCGTCACCCAGTCCCTGGGCAAGCATCAGGCGATCCCGGCGCGCCAGCGCGAGATCATGACGAGCCTGCTCCATCACCTTCATGATTTCTGCCGGGAGGTGAACCTGACCCACCCGGAATTCCTCGCGGCTTGCGACTTCCTGGCCCGCGCCGGCCAGACCTGTTCCGACAAGCGCCAGGAGTTCATCCTCCTCGCGGATATCGTCGGCGTCGAAGTGCTGGTCGACATGCTCTCCAATCCGATCGCGGGCAGCGAGACGACGTCGACGGTGCTCGGCCCGTTCTTCCGCGACAACGCCCCGATCCTGCCGAAGGGAGCCTCGACGGTCCAGAAGGCGTTCGACACGCAGGAAACCGTCTATGTCGAGGGCTACATCCGCGACGTCGACGGCAAGCCGATCCCGGGCGCCATCGTCGATGTGTGGGAGGACGCGCCGAACGGGCTCTACGAGAACCACGATCCCGACCAGCCGGACTATAATCTCCGCGGCCGCTTCGAGAGCGACGAGCACGGTCACTATGCCTTCCGTGCCATCCGCCCCGTGCCCTATCCGATCCCCGGCGACGAGACCGCGGGCGAGCTGATCCGCTATATGGGGCATCATCAGATGCGTCCGGGACATCTGCACATGATGGTGACCCGCGAAGGCTATCGGCCCCTGATCTCGCAGATCTTCGACGGCGAAAGCCCCTATCTCGACGAAGACTCGGTCTTCGCCGTCAAGGAGGAGCTGATCGGCGAATTCCGCAAGGCGCCGGCGGGCGCGGACACGGATCTCGTGCTGCGGTTCGACTTCACCCTGCCGATCGCCGCCGAGCAGCGCATGGCCGCCGAATAGCCGGCAACCCGCGACGTCGCGCCCCTGCCGAGGTGCGGTGTCGCATTCTCTTCCTCCAAGCCGCCATGCATGCGCACACACCAGG from Kaistia algarum includes:
- a CDS encoding dioxygenase family protein codes for the protein MRNVTIENVTDVVTQSLGKHQAIPARQREIMTSLLHHLHDFCREVNLTHPEFLAACDFLARAGQTCSDKRQEFILLADIVGVEVLVDMLSNPIAGSETTSTVLGPFFRDNAPILPKGASTVQKAFDTQETVYVEGYIRDVDGKPIPGAIVDVWEDAPNGLYENHDPDQPDYNLRGRFESDEHGHYAFRAIRPVPYPIPGDETAGELIRYMGHHQMRPGHLHMMVTREGYRPLISQIFDGESPYLDEDSVFAVKEELIGEFRKAPAGADTDLVLRFDFTLPIAAEQRMAAE